The sequence GTTTGTACACGTTTTCTCAAAATGAgtcaaaaacattcaaaattcaaatgccCCAGAGTTTACAATgcagatatatttcataatacgTAAAGCCTAACGTTGTAAGTACCAGTATGTTAATACAGAAGTGAAATGGTTTGTCATGATCTCGTAAGCGTGGACACGCAATGACTATAAAAATGACTACGGCACAAAAATAATCCAATAATTTCATAACAACCTCGTTAATAATATACCGGGTATTTAACTTAACCTCGCCTAACTCGGACAActacaaaattattttctgatttcctCACGTATTTTTTCCGATCGTCAACTCGGCCTTCACTGACCAATCCGAGTTACCGGTAGGTGAGGTTTATCGTACATCATATCATTTTTAAACCTGAGCAagttaataataatggtaatgataataataatcggAATGGCTGTAAAATCTCCGAATGATCTGGTATTGAGTCTGTCGATTGCATATTGAGTTAAGTATCGTAGTGAAGCGAATATTCTACAGGAATGATTAAAACAGCTGTATGGGTTAAATACACGCACTGGCTGAGACAGCGAGTTCCGTTTAGGTAGATATGTTTTGTATTTGATCAACTACTTCTCTCCGGAACGTGTTCATAAGTGTAGGTATCctagaattaaaaagatacatTAGTACATACAGTATGCTTCGATGAATGATTTAGTTAAACTCATGCTTCGACATAATCTCTGGCGAGAACATTCTCTCTTAGAGGGCAGTGAAATTTCCAAATAACCAAAATGCTACACCCATGTGTCCAGAACTGCATACATCAGATAAAACTGTTGACATTATACCATAAGCATCACATCAAATAATGCCGACAGAAAATATGCTACTATCGTTTTAAGCCTAACCGGGAGTGACTGCATTAACCAAGATCACAAGACTAAATCCGAGACGGATAGTACTTTATCAGTGAACTTGTTAATTAGTTAACCTTTAAAATTCTATCCGTCTTGTTGTATTCATTCTACATCAAGTTAACACCTCTACGAATCTTTTCAAGATCACTACGTTGCTTAGACCCCAGCTAAATTGCAAACAAAGCTTGTGGCAGAATTCCAACTTACCTTGCCACCCATATTTTCTGGTAGTTGGGCTGCATCCACAAACTCGGTGACTTTACTTTTTCCGACCATGTGAACATATTTCCTCACCTCCGCGCTCATCAGATTTTTTAGAACATTCCAGGCGGCTGTGCGTAAAAAATGAGTCGTATAGAGTTATACTCTTGAGAATCCATGAATTCTTCTTAGATAACGAAATCAAGCGTCATATTTACCGTTGAGAATCCAGGCCATTTCAAAAATGAGCAAGTAAGCTGAAAAATTTATACCAGAATAGTATATGTGAAAAATGTAAGTTTTGAacaaatataatgaaataatttatatccaaaTCATATGCAAATTTCTTTCATATATTATATGAAAGTAATATACCTGTATTAGGAAAATAATCAGTGGCACAGGCCAATAGATACTTGAAAAAGTCCATAtcctgaaataaaagattcaTTTGCAATATGATTTGGGAGTTTCATAAAGTACATTGAGCAAGAAGccaaatatttctcttctggTATAGCCTATATATTCATACGTACATgtcttgaaaagaaataagttaaatttgatgaatgaaaaaatgttaacGTACCAGGCCCATCAAACCAACACCGGACATGTCGAAAATGAGTACCATCTTTTTGTCGagattatttttgaaatgtttctcAAACATGTAAGCGATGTACTTTTTAATCGTTTCGGAGCTTTTGATTTCTCTAAACttgaaaaaaactgaaatggAGTGCATTAGTGATCAACAACTACCGGTACGCTATCCTAGAATCTCTGGGAAAACTGgaaatttttgttgttgtttcgAACACCAAACACTTACACAGATCAACGTCATTCTTGTCTTTACCGTGAAAGTAAATATTGCCTTTTTctagaatttctttttcaaagcAATCTTCTTTCAGATCTATAGAATAAATTCACGCATATAAGAGTAATTGACAGCATTTTATGCGACGGATTTCAGGgttcatagaaaattgaatagaaTGACTTTGAATACCGGTACGGtatatttcaattgaagaCCTTTACAACATTGCATACAACACTGTCGTTAAGAATGCACACAAGAAATCCTTATATCATCTTTTTTGgacaaattaaaaaaaattcaactgATTTTCACTGAGTCCATCTAATTTCAAACACTTTCCTTGCTGGAACACTTACAATGCATGAAAAGAATGAAATTTCTTTTCACTCACTGACCATTTAATCCGATACTTTTTCTCCACTTGAATGACACATCTAGCATATCTATCGTTTTCTTCACATCTCCTTTCAGAAACTTGAGAAACGCGTGcgtaaattcatcattcgtGTTCAACTTCTCTATATCTCTTTCATCGTAGTCTTCGGTGTTACCTGTAAACGATTAGCACAGCAACGAAATTATGTCACGCTGACATCCTACATGTAACCTTGGATCGCAGGGGGATGAAGATTTCTCATCGGTAAACACTAAATTAACAatctgtttcttgttttacttgCCTCCATATGTTTCTTTAAAGGCAGTTCTCACTTCGGGAATAGTGTCTGTGTAATCCTATAGAAAGACATTACATTTTAGCGctttagaattaatgaatagGTCGAGAGTGTACTGCATGGTGTCTGAATACCACCAATCGATAAACCAAATGCTATATTAGCTGGCGGGACGGGTCGCCTCTATTGAGCTTCATTTCGTgtatgatattaatgatgatgataggGCTAGACAAAGGTTGTTAGGCGGAGGCACTAAACAGCAGGTAAAGGGTAATACTTTTTAGCTTCTGAATGAATTCTGAGGCGACTAGTATAGTATAAGCCTAAGGACTATGTTATGAGattcaaaaaattactatAACTTTAACAAGCTGTACTGTCATACTACATTTTTTTAATCATAGTAACCAAAAtttctaatgtctatttattaattgatgagacctgtttttctgggatattttgcttactttttggggcacatacctcatttatgtcttaacagaatgccaaaaatcgcggacaacaacagaatatccgatatatttccagttctgtaccaattagatggattggcaaaaagactccttaagtccaattgaatgagagagaaaatcctccattttgtcaaatttctaatttttacattgtcaccatgcctacgaaatgaagttatttttcttgtggggtctcaacaactaaatcagggtggcgtaggcatggtaacaatgttcaaatccaagaaatttgacaaaatggaggattttgtctctcattcaactggacttaaggagtctttttgccaatccatctaattggtacagaactggaaatatatcggatattcagttgttgtccgcgatttttggcattctgttaagacataaatgaggtatgtaccccaaaaagtaagcaaaatatcccagaaaaacaggtctcatcaattaattaatAGACATTAGCCACTGGTGCCTTTACATGTTTGTTACATTTagtaaatgtaaattttggtTAAATAGGGCCTAAGGCTTTTAAGGCTAATAAAAAGCGACTAAAAAAccacaatatttacaaatagtTCATGCCGTCGTGGTAGAAAAGACCCTAATTTTCAGTATAAATGTTAAATGtaattcatatttgaaaaaacttGCCATGTTGAGAGAAATAGCCAGACAACGACGCGGCAGCTAGCAGTAGGT is a genomic window of Tubulanus polymorphus chromosome 5, tnTubPoly1.2, whole genome shotgun sequence containing:
- the LOC141906401 gene encoding motile sperm domain-containing protein 2-like isoform X1 — translated: MDTEDDNKDYTDTIPEVRTAFKETYGGNTEDYDERDIEKLNTNDEFTHAFLKFLKGDVKKTIDMLDVSFKWRKSIGLNDLKEDCFEKEILEKGNIYFHGKDKNDVDLFFFKFREIKSSETIKKYIAYMFEKHFKNNLDKKMVLIFDMSGVGLMGLDMDFFKYLLACATDYFPNTAYLLIFEMAWILNAAWNVLKNLMSAEVRKYVHMVGKSKVTEFVDAAQLPENMGGKDTYTYEHVPERSS
- the LOC141906401 gene encoding motile sperm domain-containing protein 2-like isoform X2, producing MDYTDTIPEVRTAFKETYGGNTEDYDERDIEKLNTNDEFTHAFLKFLKGDVKKTIDMLDVSFKWRKSIGLNDLKEDCFEKEILEKGNIYFHGKDKNDVDLFFFKFREIKSSETIKKYIAYMFEKHFKNNLDKKMVLIFDMSGVGLMGLDMDFFKYLLACATDYFPNTAYLLIFEMAWILNAAWNVLKNLMSAEVRKYVHMVGKSKVTEFVDAAQLPENMGGKDTYTYEHVPERSS